The following are encoded in a window of Corynebacterium argentoratense DSM 44202 genomic DNA:
- a CDS encoding phage holin family protein — MSTKDGLYTDGAHDFAPKADSIPLVDVDTRPAGEGSIGDLISDATTHMSSLFRSEVELAKAELAAEAKKGVVGGGLFGVAGAIALYSTFFFFFFVAALLSLWLPVWAATLIVFLLMLAVAGSLALVGFKKVRGVSAPKETIESVNELKKLVPGKAQKRLSGNTSGMYT; from the coding sequence GTGAGCACTAAAGACGGGCTTTACACTGACGGCGCGCACGACTTCGCTCCGAAAGCTGACTCGATTCCGCTGGTTGATGTCGATACACGCCCCGCAGGCGAGGGTTCTATCGGCGATCTTATTAGCGATGCAACCACCCATATGTCGAGTCTGTTCCGCAGTGAGGTCGAGCTCGCCAAGGCCGAGCTCGCTGCCGAGGCGAAGAAGGGCGTAGTCGGTGGTGGCCTGTTTGGTGTGGCCGGTGCCATCGCTTTGTACAGCACCTTCTTTTTCTTCTTCTTTGTCGCCGCTTTGCTGAGCCTGTGGCTTCCGGTGTGGGCGGCCACCTTAATTGTGTTCTTGCTGATGCTCGCTGTTGCGGGTTCTTTGGCTTTGGTTGGCTTTAAGAAGGTCCGTGGGGTGAGTGCTCCGAAGGAAACCATCGAGTCCGTCAACGAACTGAAGAAGCTCGTGCCGGGTAAGGCTCAGAAGCGGCTGTCGGGTAACACTTCTGGGATGTACACCTAG
- a CDS encoding alpha/beta fold hydrolase codes for MAVSSALSPQVLSLQGPFEHVFVHTRGVRIHCVSAGQQSDPCVLLIHDGGGCWADFRRVLQPLAQAGFHAVAVDVRGAGMSDKPPSEYGLRFLAGDMSGVIRQMGHDAAIVCGAGTGAAVAWALAVGYPQCVKALVSVAGGYPADVRSAALRSPVFAVAPAFRAAAIAFPSVLKWWAKRNPVACSRWWLRAATGPDCDVSALACGVSDAQVREWVLRIDAVDNTVAALARYLRVSWAPAPSKWANVRVGVPVSMVVPDECGGFWRLLARKATARCAGGVGVRVVSFPQCGRSPHMEQPDNFVQLIAQALSTD; via the coding sequence GTGGCGGTTTCTAGTGCACTGTCTCCCCAGGTGTTGTCCTTGCAGGGGCCGTTTGAGCATGTGTTTGTGCATACCCGTGGTGTGCGGATTCATTGTGTCAGCGCTGGCCAGCAGTCTGATCCCTGTGTGTTGTTGATTCATGACGGCGGGGGCTGTTGGGCTGATTTTCGTCGGGTGCTGCAGCCTTTGGCTCAGGCTGGTTTTCATGCTGTGGCCGTTGATGTTCGGGGGGCTGGCATGTCGGATAAACCCCCGTCGGAATATGGTTTGCGTTTTTTGGCGGGGGATATGTCGGGTGTGATTCGCCAAATGGGTCATGACGCCGCGATTGTGTGCGGTGCAGGTACGGGTGCTGCGGTCGCGTGGGCGCTGGCTGTGGGCTACCCGCAGTGTGTGAAGGCGTTGGTGTCGGTGGCCGGAGGCTATCCGGCTGATGTGCGTTCGGCTGCGTTGCGCAGCCCTGTTTTTGCGGTTGCTCCTGCGTTTAGGGCGGCGGCTATTGCTTTTCCTTCTGTGTTGAAGTGGTGGGCTAAGCGTAATCCGGTGGCGTGTTCGCGGTGGTGGTTGCGGGCGGCTACTGGTCCTGATTGTGATGTGTCGGCGTTGGCGTGTGGTGTCAGTGATGCGCAGGTGCGGGAATGGGTGTTGCGTATTGACGCCGTGGATAACACGGTGGCTGCGTTGGCTCGTTATTTGCGAGTGTCGTGGGCGCCGGCTCCGTCCAAGTGGGCGAACGTTCGGGTGGGGGTTCCGGTGAGCATGGTGGTGCCGGACGAGTGTGGTGGGTTTTGGAGGCTTCTTGCCAGGAAGGCGACCGCTCGTTGTGCTGGTGGTGTCGGGGTGCGGGTGGTGAGTTTTCCGCAGTGTGGTCGAAGCCCGCACATGGAACAGCCCGATAATTTTGTGCAGTTGATCGCCCAGGCGTTATCCACAGATTAG
- the ssd gene encoding septum site-determining protein Ssd produces the protein MKQHIPSSTRTVGASAAGASSAPIIVWVDDQALAAEAMNAAAATGRQAVRIDDPERARALWRRAHAVIVDATAGHIVRGQGWERHPRVILLGAEHGEPEWKLAALLHTEAVFRVPAETPDLLRLLGHSSGEALGNQRSEGSRITVVTGAGGGVGASTFACALGFRCSGFVVDAAYPLGRLDLICGLEEHPGMRWDDLSGNTQGLDAAELAAAAITHDGCSFLTGEHPPAARVFRDVIDSVENYPGHCIIDMPWHSPWRDKVLAAADDVVVVAPAELRSSLLLKQQVEALNALSVEHVVVATHRGWSGLSGADIEKIAGAEVIAEYPHSQSLAKRIELGGARSWPRPMLRAVEAVL, from the coding sequence ATGAAACAACACATCCCTTCGAGTACCCGTACCGTTGGAGCATCAGCGGCGGGGGCCAGTAGTGCTCCCATCATCGTGTGGGTTGATGACCAAGCGCTTGCTGCCGAGGCCATGAACGCTGCAGCTGCTACAGGCAGGCAGGCGGTCCGCATCGATGATCCGGAGCGCGCGAGGGCGCTGTGGCGTAGAGCCCATGCCGTCATTGTTGACGCGACAGCAGGGCACATCGTGCGTGGTCAAGGGTGGGAGCGTCATCCGCGCGTGATTCTGCTTGGTGCGGAGCATGGGGAGCCCGAGTGGAAGCTCGCTGCGTTGCTGCATACCGAGGCTGTGTTTCGCGTGCCTGCGGAAACACCTGATCTGCTGCGACTGTTGGGGCATAGTTCGGGCGAGGCGCTCGGCAATCAGCGCAGTGAGGGCAGCCGCATCACCGTGGTCACGGGTGCCGGTGGTGGGGTCGGAGCAAGCACATTTGCTTGTGCCCTTGGTTTTCGCTGTTCAGGTTTTGTTGTTGACGCAGCCTACCCGCTGGGCCGCCTCGACCTCATCTGTGGGCTCGAAGAACACCCCGGGATGCGGTGGGACGACTTAAGCGGCAACACGCAAGGCCTTGATGCTGCAGAGCTAGCTGCCGCAGCTATCACCCACGATGGGTGCTCGTTCTTGACCGGCGAGCACCCTCCTGCGGCGAGGGTGTTTCGCGACGTCATTGATAGCGTCGAAAACTACCCGGGGCATTGCATTATCGACATGCCGTGGCACTCTCCGTGGCGCGATAAAGTCCTAGCTGCTGCAGATGATGTCGTGGTGGTGGCGCCGGCAGAGCTGCGCTCCAGTTTGTTGCTCAAACAGCAGGTAGAGGCGCTTAATGCTCTGTCCGTGGAGCATGTGGTGGTCGCGACCCATAGGGGATGGTCGGGGCTGAGCGGGGCGGACATAGAAAAAATAGCTGGAGCTGAGGTGATAGCGGAGTATCCGCATTCGCAGTCGCTGGCCAAACGCATCGAATTGGGTGGGGCACGTTCGTGGCCGCGACCCATGCTCCGCGCAGTGGAGGCAGTGCTATGA
- a CDS encoding TadA family conjugal transfer-associated ATPase: protein MSPRTRTPRSTHQAGPQEGHRVNEELVDRIVRRIAHEVGLSATGELAAARRAEIIREEAGVISDHAVLELLRTLRHESEGIGALEPLLSLQGLTDIVVNGPDDVWFDRGQGMEKSPLVFEDEAHVRSLATRLALACGRRLDDAAPYCDGRILRDDGSAIRVHAVLSPPADGGTCISLRVLRSARLGLGDLLDKGMMPEGVAAQLADIVHNRQAFLIAGGTGSGKTTLLAAMLTAVAPTERIICIEDTAELSPTHPHVVTMVARNNNAEGTGEITLSDLLKQALRMRPDRIVVGEIRGAEVVDLLAALNTGHEGGAGTLHANSIHEIPARIEALAALGGLDREAAHAQLSAAVDVVISVARTREGRIIDEIGRIEGPPLRIRSIWKAGETEYEHRLG, encoded by the coding sequence ATGAGCCCACGCACGCGCACCCCCCGAAGCACGCACCAAGCGGGGCCTCAAGAAGGACACAGGGTCAACGAGGAACTGGTTGACCGCATCGTTAGAAGGATTGCTCACGAGGTAGGTCTGAGTGCTACCGGAGAGCTTGCGGCTGCTCGCCGCGCAGAAATCATCCGAGAAGAAGCCGGCGTGATCAGCGACCACGCGGTGTTAGAACTTCTGCGAACGTTGCGTCACGAATCCGAAGGCATTGGAGCACTGGAGCCACTTCTATCGCTGCAAGGGCTCACAGACATCGTGGTCAATGGGCCCGACGACGTGTGGTTTGACCGAGGCCAAGGCATGGAGAAAAGCCCACTGGTTTTTGAAGATGAAGCCCACGTGCGCTCCTTGGCCACCCGCCTAGCCTTGGCATGTGGCAGGCGACTAGACGACGCAGCCCCCTACTGCGATGGTCGCATCCTGCGGGATGACGGCAGTGCCATTCGCGTGCATGCTGTGCTGAGCCCACCGGCAGACGGAGGCACCTGCATCAGCCTGCGTGTACTTCGTTCAGCGCGCCTGGGGCTGGGCGACCTTTTGGATAAGGGCATGATGCCCGAGGGCGTTGCCGCACAGCTCGCCGATATTGTGCACAATCGCCAGGCCTTCCTGATCGCTGGTGGAACCGGCAGTGGAAAGACCACGCTGTTGGCAGCCATGCTCACAGCAGTCGCCCCCACCGAGCGCATAATCTGCATCGAAGATACCGCGGAACTCAGCCCCACGCACCCCCACGTTGTCACCATGGTGGCGCGCAACAACAATGCGGAAGGAACAGGAGAAATCACCCTATCCGATTTGCTCAAACAAGCACTACGCATGAGGCCCGACAGGATTGTGGTGGGGGAAATCCGTGGGGCAGAAGTCGTCGATTTGCTGGCGGCGCTCAATACGGGGCACGAAGGGGGAGCCGGAACCCTTCACGCCAACAGCATCCACGAAATACCCGCACGAATCGAAGCCCTCGCGGCACTAGGTGGGCTCGACCGCGAAGCCGCTCACGCTCAGCTGAGTGCAGCAGTCGACGTTGTCATTTCGGTAGCGCGCACCCGCGAGGGCCGCATTATCGACGAAATCGGACGGATCGAGGGACCCCCTTTGCGCATCCGCAGCATATGGAAAGCAGGTGAGACAGAGTATGAACACCGCCTTGGGTAG
- a CDS encoding type II secretion system F family protein: MNTALGSAESTLLPALACAAALLIVHGAPAGRIQSQQRAIDQRLIVIPMAALGVASPLPISVVAALCITGLSIHACATALWAAQRRATQAREASTILGLLRADVDAGATFGEALKVAAEQTGNAACATAAAHAHHPAKAAAALAASEQPDIARLGRVWSSTHTHGVSLHAVLTQQQHQVDAWLNRRSSTQAGAQGALATALTLSVLPVAGIALGHALGADPIGFLSGGGVGALVLLLGVTCDAIGIYWSTRIILKATTKKGH, translated from the coding sequence ATGAACACCGCCTTGGGTAGCGCTGAATCGACATTGTTGCCGGCACTCGCCTGTGCTGCAGCGCTGCTGATTGTTCACGGCGCGCCGGCAGGACGAATACAAAGCCAGCAGCGTGCAATCGATCAAAGACTCATCGTCATCCCCATGGCGGCCCTAGGGGTGGCGAGCCCATTGCCTATCAGCGTGGTTGCCGCTTTGTGCATAACAGGCCTGAGTATTCATGCCTGTGCCACCGCATTGTGGGCTGCCCAGCGCCGAGCCACCCAAGCCCGTGAAGCATCCACCATATTGGGACTTCTGCGTGCTGATGTTGATGCCGGCGCCACCTTTGGTGAAGCACTCAAGGTAGCCGCCGAACAAACCGGCAATGCCGCATGCGCCACAGCAGCAGCGCACGCACATCACCCAGCCAAAGCCGCCGCGGCACTAGCCGCAAGTGAACAACCCGATATCGCACGGCTCGGCAGAGTGTGGAGCAGCACTCACACCCACGGAGTGAGTCTGCACGCCGTGCTGACCCAACAACAACACCAAGTCGATGCCTGGCTGAATCGAAGAAGCAGCACCCAAGCCGGTGCCCAGGGAGCACTAGCGACCGCACTAACACTCAGCGTGCTCCCCGTAGCTGGCATTGCACTTGGTCACGCGCTCGGAGCCGATCCCATCGGCTTTCTCAGTGGAGGGGGAGTGGGGGCACTAGTTCTCCTACTCGGAGTGACCTGCGATGCGATCGGCATCTACTGGTCCACCCGGATCATTCTAAAAGCGACCACAAAGAAAGGGCACTGA
- a CDS encoding type II secretion system F family protein: MTLTFSFLCTAAGLAVFPHAHSAHRMSNRARDGPTPPSLDEAADIELFAACLDSGLAIVTAAAIVATAITPAGSAPEVTNRWHTLARLLSLGVPADKAWASFEGPGAHELVQLARMHERRGVRIAEGCRRISARLRQDDNDAAVATAERAGVLIAAPLALCFLPAFMLLGLVPVVVGLGRTMFGL, translated from the coding sequence ATGACCCTGACCTTCAGCTTCCTATGTACTGCCGCCGGACTCGCGGTCTTCCCACACGCACACTCCGCCCATCGGATGAGCAACCGCGCGCGTGACGGACCAACGCCCCCATCGCTGGATGAAGCCGCAGACATCGAACTATTCGCCGCATGTTTGGACAGCGGACTCGCCATAGTCACCGCCGCTGCCATCGTAGCCACAGCAATTACCCCTGCAGGTAGTGCGCCGGAAGTGACGAACCGATGGCACACCCTGGCACGGCTGCTCAGCCTCGGCGTGCCCGCTGACAAGGCATGGGCCTCGTTCGAAGGGCCTGGGGCTCACGAATTGGTGCAACTCGCGCGGATGCACGAACGCAGAGGAGTACGGATCGCTGAAGGGTGCCGTCGAATCTCAGCCCGACTGAGACAGGACGACAACGATGCAGCGGTCGCCACTGCGGAACGCGCCGGGGTACTCATCGCAGCACCACTAGCACTGTGCTTCCTGCCAGCATTCATGCTGCTGGGGCTCGTGCCCGTGGTGGTAGGGCTCGGGCGCACCATGTTCGGCCTATAG
- a CDS encoding DUF4244 domain-containing protein, producing the protein MTTIEYAMGSLAAAALAAALYAVVSGGKISKALTDIVMQALNSVS; encoded by the coding sequence ATGACCACCATCGAATACGCCATGGGCTCGCTTGCAGCAGCGGCACTAGCAGCCGCACTGTACGCGGTGGTCAGCGGTGGAAAAATATCCAAAGCCCTCACCGATATCGTCATGCAAGCCCTGAACTCCGTGAGCTAA
- a CDS encoding Rv3654c family TadE-like protein, whose translation MERSDDTAHTPPPEAGDSGYASVTTAGLLAALVAVMLTIAAAIGHVAERHIHQVAADLAAVAAAQALWSPTQRDPCTSAHQVADAHGISIDTCTIDGLDVIVRTSRAQSRAGPIEDATQK comes from the coding sequence GTGGAACGCTCCGACGACACTGCCCACACACCGCCACCAGAGGCTGGGGATTCTGGCTACGCTAGCGTGACCACGGCCGGTCTCCTAGCAGCACTCGTCGCAGTGATGCTGACTATTGCTGCTGCAATAGGGCACGTCGCGGAGCGCCACATCCACCAAGTAGCAGCGGACCTGGCAGCAGTAGCAGCTGCACAGGCACTGTGGTCACCTACTCAACGCGACCCCTGCACTAGCGCACATCAGGTGGCGGACGCCCACGGTATCAGCATCGACACCTGCACTATAGACGGACTCGACGTCATTGTTAGGACTTCGCGGGCACAGTCGCGGGCAGGCCCAATAGAAGACGCAACACAAAAATAG
- a CDS encoding DEAD/DEAH box helicase, with translation MVDKNPFFGEEIGKILADSLPDSRVTHMHTIPPRAASYAPWPEWADDAPWLKDIVDGNQLYTHQAQFAEAAFNGRDVIISTGTSSGKSLAYLLPVLCTLSVDKHACAIYLSPTKSLGADQLRKLNRINAPGVVVALYDGDTPAHTRSTIRNEARFILSNPDMLHMILGNHEKWARLLRNLRFVIIDEAHVYRGLFGANVSWLIRRLLRVCRRYGSSPVLLFASATINGPAEHAERLGGRDVLAIEEDHSPQGPRTIMLWEPGLKDDQAGTPGVGELVSQRISASADAARLMATAVDEGARTLCFTRSRRQAEQVALHVQELTDAPVASYRAGYLPEERRALERALDEGQLMGVAATNALELGIDLGGLDIVVCAGYPGTVASFWQQAGRAGRRGQGSLVVLVARDDPMDMFMVHHPDRLLGTPVERSVFNPLNPFILKGHLWCAAGEVPLSLEEAAEFPDVIDELAAEGLLVRRSRGVFAREPGAHGHVQMRGQSSQVLIVEDTGRVLGTVDSGRAPAQVHPGAVYVHRGETFVVDSLDLDEGLAMVHAQCPEWTTFARSTTDIRIIDPPEQVAVSTPAPGVELACVNVEVTDRVVGYVRKLRDGSGVIPAPNGSQMIALDMPPSTVSTRAVVYTIDPGLLAALPDIPGALHAAEHAAIGLLPLIATCDRWDIGGVSTAVHADTGMPTVFVYDGHAGGAGFSDAGHERFREWISATLERVEHCDCSAGCPSCIQSPKCGNGNQPLHKAGAIFVLRLLLGLPATVPAKS, from the coding sequence GTGGTCGACAAAAACCCTTTTTTTGGTGAAGAGATCGGAAAAATACTCGCCGATAGTCTTCCGGACTCACGCGTGACGCACATGCACACCATCCCACCTCGTGCAGCCTCCTATGCGCCCTGGCCGGAATGGGCCGACGATGCCCCCTGGCTCAAAGACATCGTCGACGGCAACCAGCTGTACACCCATCAAGCCCAATTCGCTGAAGCCGCCTTTAACGGACGCGACGTCATTATTTCTACGGGCACATCCTCCGGTAAATCCTTGGCCTACCTACTGCCCGTCCTGTGCACCCTCAGCGTCGACAAACACGCCTGCGCCATCTACCTCAGCCCAACAAAATCCCTGGGCGCGGACCAACTGCGCAAACTCAACAGAATCAACGCACCGGGGGTGGTGGTGGCCCTCTATGACGGCGATACCCCCGCACACACCCGCTCGACTATCCGCAACGAGGCCCGTTTTATTCTGAGCAATCCCGACATGCTGCACATGATCCTGGGCAATCATGAAAAGTGGGCGCGCCTGCTGCGTAATCTACGCTTCGTCATCATCGATGAAGCGCACGTCTACCGCGGACTTTTTGGCGCGAACGTGTCGTGGCTGATCCGCCGTTTACTGCGGGTGTGCAGGCGGTATGGTTCCTCGCCGGTGTTGTTGTTCGCGTCTGCAACCATCAACGGCCCCGCAGAGCATGCCGAGCGTCTGGGCGGGCGGGACGTATTGGCTATCGAGGAGGACCACTCGCCCCAAGGTCCCCGCACGATCATGCTGTGGGAGCCCGGATTGAAGGATGATCAGGCCGGAACGCCAGGGGTCGGCGAGCTAGTGTCGCAGCGCATTTCCGCTTCCGCTGACGCCGCGCGGCTCATGGCTACCGCTGTGGACGAGGGCGCGCGCACGCTCTGCTTCACCCGTTCGCGGCGTCAGGCAGAGCAGGTGGCGTTGCATGTCCAGGAGTTAACGGACGCCCCGGTGGCGAGCTATAGGGCTGGCTATCTTCCAGAGGAGCGCCGTGCCCTCGAACGCGCATTGGACGAGGGTCAGCTGATGGGCGTGGCGGCAACCAACGCATTGGAGTTAGGTATTGACCTCGGGGGGCTGGATATTGTCGTCTGCGCTGGCTACCCGGGTACGGTCGCGAGTTTTTGGCAACAGGCTGGTCGCGCTGGCCGTCGTGGCCAGGGCTCTTTGGTGGTGTTGGTTGCTCGCGATGACCCGATGGACATGTTCATGGTTCACCACCCGGATAGATTGTTGGGAACACCGGTTGAGCGGAGCGTTTTTAATCCCCTCAACCCTTTCATCCTCAAGGGGCATTTGTGGTGTGCTGCAGGCGAGGTTCCCTTGTCGCTCGAGGAGGCAGCCGAGTTTCCAGATGTCATCGACGAGTTGGCTGCGGAGGGGCTGCTTGTTCGGCGGTCACGCGGGGTCTTTGCTCGGGAACCGGGTGCGCATGGGCATGTTCAGATGCGCGGCCAGTCCTCCCAGGTGTTGATCGTTGAGGACACTGGAAGGGTGTTGGGCACCGTGGACAGTGGTCGAGCACCAGCGCAAGTGCATCCGGGGGCTGTGTATGTGCACAGGGGTGAGACTTTTGTTGTTGACTCTTTGGATCTCGACGAAGGCTTGGCAATGGTTCACGCGCAGTGCCCGGAGTGGACAACTTTTGCGCGTTCAACGACTGATATTCGCATCATCGATCCCCCTGAACAGGTAGCGGTATCTACGCCTGCGCCGGGGGTGGAATTGGCGTGCGTCAACGTGGAAGTCACCGATCGTGTTGTCGGCTATGTCCGGAAGCTTCGTGATGGCAGCGGGGTGATCCCTGCACCCAATGGCTCGCAAATGATTGCCCTGGACATGCCTCCCAGCACGGTGTCTACTAGGGCGGTTGTGTACACGATCGACCCGGGTTTGCTCGCGGCGCTTCCCGATATCCCGGGCGCGCTGCATGCTGCGGAGCATGCAGCCATTGGCTTGTTGCCGTTGATTGCAACATGCGATCGTTGGGACATCGGTGGTGTCTCGACGGCTGTCCACGCAGACACAGGTATGCCCACGGTGTTTGTCTATGACGGGCATGCCGGAGGAGCTGGTTTTTCCGATGCCGGTCACGAGCGTTTTCGCGAGTGGATTTCCGCAACGTTGGAGCGGGTGGAGCACTGTGATTGCTCAGCCGGTTGCCCTTCCTGTATCCAATCCCCCAAGTGCGGTAACGGCAATCAGCCGCTGCACAAGGCTGGGGCTATTTTTGTGTTGCGTCTTCTATTGGGCCTGCCCGCGACTGTGCCCGCGAAGTCCTAA
- a CDS encoding cold-shock protein: MAQGTVKWFNAEKGYGFIAPADGSADVFVHYSEIQGNGFRSLEENQLVEFEVGEGAKGPQAQNVTAV; this comes from the coding sequence ATGGCACAGGGAACTGTGAAATGGTTCAACGCGGAGAAGGGCTACGGCTTCATCGCTCCCGCTGACGGTTCTGCGGACGTTTTCGTCCACTACTCCGAGATTCAGGGCAACGGTTTCCGTAGCCTGGAAGAGAACCAGCTCGTCGAATTTGAGGTCGGCGAAGGTGCTAAAGGCCCCCAGGCTCAGAACGTCACCGCTGTCTAA